A single region of the Candidatus Effluviviaceae Genus V sp. genome encodes:
- a CDS encoding ferredoxin, with the protein MKVRISADDCIGCGLCPDSCPDIFEMDGDKAVVKTADVPGDKEACVKEAAEACPTEAIIVE; encoded by the coding sequence ATGAAGGTCAGGATCTCCGCCGACGACTGCATCGGCTGCGGGCTCTGTCCCGACTCGTGCCCTGACATCTTCGAGATGGACGGCGACAAGGCCGTCGTCAAGACCGCCGACGTCCCGGGCGACAAGGAGGCCTGCGTCAAGGAGGCGGCAGAGGCCTGCCCCACCGAGGCCATCATCGTCGAGTAA
- a CDS encoding 4Fe-4S dicluster domain-containing protein, protein MRARVDEDACTGCGLCVEICPEVFEMDDETAVVTVREVPEDLEDAVDEAAESCPAEAIDLDE, encoded by the coding sequence ATGCGGGCGCGGGTCGACGAGGACGCCTGCACGGGGTGCGGTCTCTGTGTCGAGATCTGCCCCGAGGTGTTCGAGATGGATGACGAAACGGCGGTCGTAACGGTCCGAGAGGTCCCGGAGGATCTCGAGGATGCCGTCGACGAGGCGGCGGAGAGCTGCCCCGCCGAGGCCATCGATCTCGACGAGTAG